Part of the Pseudomonas abietaniphila genome is shown below.
CTTGGGCACTTCACTCAACGACAGCGCGCCGGTCGAATCAAGAATGCGAGTGTTGTCGATGGTCACACCGGGCAGCGGCGTAGGCTCCGAGCCTGTGGCAATGATGATGTCCTTGGCTGTCAGCTCGGTTTCTGCACCGCTGGCGTCCTTGACGATAACCTTGCCGGGGCCTGCAATGCGTCCCCAGCCCTTGATCCATTCGGCCTTGTACTTGCGGAACAGGAACTCGATGCCCTTGGTCAGGCCCGTCACGCTCTCGGCTTTCTGCGCCATCATTTGCGCGAGGTTCAATGTGGGCGTGACCTCGATACCCAGCTTCTTGAATTCTTCTCCCGCCGCCGCTTCATATAACTCGGACGCATGGAGCAAGGATTTGGACGGGATGCAGCCGACGTTCAAACAGGTGCCGCCCAAGGTCTCACGGCCTTCGACACAGGCAACTTTCAGACCCTTCTGGCCAGCGTGAATGGCAGCGTTGTAGCCGCCTGGACCGCCACCGATGATAACGACGTCGTAGTGACTCATGAGCGCACTCCTGGAGAAAAAATCGACAATGGAGGGAAGCGTAGACCTCTCTCCGAAAATGTCCCGAAAGAACCGGGAACACTTAAATTATGATCATAATATGTGTTCAGGTTGGATTTGAGGTCAAGCACTGTGCATTTCAAGGGGCAATCAAGGTGCGAAGCGCTGCTGCGATGCTTGCCTGTGGATAACGTGTTGGCAGGTTGTGTGTAAAGCTGTTGAAACAGTTCGCTCAGTCCGGTGCATAAACTTTCACCGTCGCAGGTTTGGTCACCTCCGCAACGGCGCGACGGATGCGGGCAACGATGGTAATCAACAACAGGACAGTCATCACGGCGAGGGCAATATTGATCGGCGCAGTGAGCACATAGCCAGAGCCGATTCCCGCGCCAAAGACCCCAAAGCACACCAGACGCATGTCACTTTTCAGGGGGCCGTCATGGCGTCGTGACGCCTTGATCAGCGGACCGAGCAGACCCGCAAATTCACTGAAAATAGCCAGAAAGGTCACCGTCAGTACCAGCAGTATGCTGACCTTCGGAATGACCGCAAACGGCAGGAATAGAGCGGTTTCGGCTACGATACGGCTGAGCTCGTGGGCGCAGGTTCCGAGGCGGGAATGCTGTCCGAACTCGCTGATCAACACCGCTTCCACGGCATTGAAGAGCATGCGGATCAGCATCCAGATCGGGATCAGGACAAAGATCCAGGGATGAAAGGCAAACGCCGCGACAAGCACGCCGACTGCCACTGAAATAAGCCCCGCGCAGGACGTTACATGCACAGCGCGTACGCCGTCATCGAACAGGATTTTGGCCACCGGATGCAGAAGTTTCTGCAGCCCGGTTCTGAGTGGAGTGAGCATGATCGCAGGCCAGCTCCCTGTGGATAACTTTCTGGGAGCATAGTGCAAGGTTTTCGGTTGTGCAGGCCCGACGCGCTGACGTTTCGAGACGCTCTGATGAAAAGTCGGCGCGCTGAAAGCCGGAAGGGTTTTTACCCATGACGGGCTAACCTGTCTGCGGGCTGTCTGAGTGAATAATTCCTCATGCAGAGCAGCAATTACCGGACGAAAATTTCACCACTTCTGTTATATCGTAACGCCCCGTAAAACAGTGTTTCGGCGTGTTGATAAGCGGGCCGAAAAACGCACGGGAAGGGTGATGAATACAGCGTTCAGCAGGTTCTGGAGTGTCGATGCGGGTTGATCTGGATGTTGTAGGGACTGAGCCGGCAAGCCTGCCGAGGTTCCAGCGTGCGAGTTTTCAGGCCAGACGCCTGTCGCGACTGACCTATGTGCTGGGCGCCATGGGTGTGCTCGGTCTTGTGGTGTCGTTGTTCGTCGATCTTTTTTCTCCCAATTCGCTGTGGACCGCGGTGATCACCAACAGCGCGGCCAGTCTGCTGGTGCTCGCTGCGGCGCTGCAGTCGGCGCAGGTCGTTGCGCTGTGGCGCGCCCATGTCATTGCACCTGATGAAGCAGTGATCTCGGTCGAGGAACAAGCCGAGATCGAGGAGCCGGGTTGGTATGACCGCCTGCTTGGGCGTATCGGCGGTGCCGGGACGTCGATGGTCGGGCAGATCGGAGCGCCGGTATTCTGGTTGGCGGGTTGGGCGCTGCTGGCGCTGATCAGTATTTCGATGATCTGGAACATGGCCCTGGTCGGCAGCAGTGTCGGCCTGACGGGCAGCGTGGCCGGTGGAGTGTTGCTGCTGATCGGCTTTGGTCTGCTGGTGCTCGAGCGTCAGTTCAGCAACGAATCCGAAGCGAGCTGGCCAGAAGCCGAGCAGTTGGCGCAGATCAGCCGTGTGGCCATCGGTACGTTGCTGATCGCCGCGTTCTGTCTGTTCTTCTCTTCTGCAGATCGCGTCTGGCCCGCCCGACTGGCCGTGCTGATCGGGTTGCTGCCGGGGCTGGTCGCGGTCGAGCTGCTGATTCGTGCCTTGCTGTCGATCTTCAGTCCGCGCAACGAGCGCCTTGAGCCGCGTCTGGTCGCCAGCAGCTTCGTTGCCGGCTTGCTGCGCTGGCCACCGCGTCCGCTGACGGCGTTGCAGAACGAACTGCACAATCGCTTCGGCATCGACTTGCGACAGATCTGGGCGTTTACCTACATGCGTCGGGCGTTTCTGCCCGTGATGGCGGTGATTATTGCCCTTGGTTGGGCCCTCAGCGGCGTCCACGAAATTCCAATGCAGGGCCGAGGGATCTACGAGCGTTTCGGCAAACCGGTCGAGGTCATGGGACCTGGGCTGCACGCTGGCCTTCCGTGGCCATTCGGGACGGTATTGCCGGTCGAGAACGGGGTGGTTCACGAGCTGGCGACCAGCGTCTCCGAAGGCGCCAGTACCGAGCAGACCCTGGATCCCGCCGAAGGTCCGCCGCCTGCCGTGGCCAATCGACTGTGGGACGCAACGCACATCAACGATAAGTCGCAGGTGATCGCCAGCGGCTCGGGCGACAAGCAGAGCTTCCAGATCGTCAATATGGACGTGCGCTTCGTCTACCGCATCGGGCTGGACGATCAGGCTGCCATGGCGGCGACGTACAACAGTGCGGACATCCCCAGCCTGATTCGCAGCACCGCCAGCCGCGTGCTGGTCCACGATTTCGCGTCGCGCACCCTCGATGAATTGCTCGGCGAGCAACGCACCGATCTGGCCGCCGACATCGGCAATGCCGTCGCGCGCGACTTGAAAAAGCTCGACAGCGGCGTGGAGATTCTCGCCACCGTGGTGGAGTCGATTCATCCTCCCGCGGGCGCCGCCAATGCCTATCACGCCGTGCAGGCCGCGCAGATCAGCGCGCAGGCATTAATCGCCCGTGAGCGCGGCGCGGCGGCAGATCAGGCGAACCTGGCGCAACTGCACGCGAGCATCGCCCACGATCAGGCGGCCGCCAATTCGCGCGAAGTCATGTCGACCGCCCAAAGTGCCGACCTGCGTTTCGGTGCCGAGCAACAGGGTTATGCCAAGGCTGGTCAGGCGTTTCTGCTGGAGCAGTACCTGAGCCAACTGACGCTGGGCATGACCCACGCCAAACT
Proteins encoded:
- a CDS encoding CDP-alcohol phosphatidyltransferase family protein, with translation MHYAPRKLSTGSWPAIMLTPLRTGLQKLLHPVAKILFDDGVRAVHVTSCAGLISVAVGVLVAAFAFHPWIFVLIPIWMLIRMLFNAVEAVLISEFGQHSRLGTCAHELSRIVAETALFLPFAVIPKVSILLVLTVTFLAIFSEFAGLLGPLIKASRRHDGPLKSDMRLVCFGVFGAGIGSGYVLTAPINIALAVMTVLLLITIVARIRRAVAEVTKPATVKVYAPD
- the hflK gene encoding protease modulator HflK, with amino-acid sequence MRVDLDVVGTEPASLPRFQRASFQARRLSRLTYVLGAMGVLGLVVSLFVDLFSPNSLWTAVITNSAASLLVLAAALQSAQVVALWRAHVIAPDEAVISVEEQAEIEEPGWYDRLLGRIGGAGTSMVGQIGAPVFWLAGWALLALISISMIWNMALVGSSVGLTGSVAGGVLLLIGFGLLVLERQFSNESEASWPEAEQLAQISRVAIGTLLIAAFCLFFSSADRVWPARLAVLIGLLPGLVAVELLIRALLSIFSPRNERLEPRLVASSFVAGLLRWPPRPLTALQNELHNRFGIDLRQIWAFTYMRRAFLPVMAVIIALGWALSGVHEIPMQGRGIYERFGKPVEVMGPGLHAGLPWPFGTVLPVENGVVHELATSVSEGASTEQTLDPAEGPPPAVANRLWDATHINDKSQVIASGSGDKQSFQIVNMDVRFVYRIGLDDQAAMAATYNSADIPSLIRSTASRVLVHDFASRTLDELLGEQRTDLAADIGNAVARDLKKLDSGVEILATVVESIHPPAGAANAYHAVQAAQISAQALIARERGAAADQANLAQLHASIAHDQAAANSREVMSTAQSADLRFGAEQQGYAKAGQAFLLEQYLSQLTLGMTHAKLLVLDHRLGGSSAPTIDLRSFTLPVDPASSKSAEQPSAE